The following coding sequences lie in one Apium graveolens cultivar Ventura chromosome 3, ASM990537v1, whole genome shotgun sequence genomic window:
- the LOC141711218 gene encoding pentatricopeptide repeat-containing protein At5g16860-like, with protein sequence MYFKSGVLRDARKVFDEMCHIGVEDVVSWNSIVAVGGEKGEFGVRVDAVSLVNVLPACGVEKVWRRGKEVHGYALRSGLSQDVFVGNAIVDMNAKCELMDDVSKVTERIKVTDAVFWNVMITGYFQVRRFEDALSMFEMIKSGEEVWY encoded by the exons ATGTATTTTAAGAGTGGGGTTTTGAGGGATGCGCGGAAGGTATTTGATGAAATGTGTCATATAGGGGTTGAGGATGTTGTTTCGTGGAATTCGATTGTGGCTGT AGGTGGGGAGAAGGGGGAGTTTGGTGTGAGGGTGGATGCGGTTAGTCTTGTTAATGTTCTTCCTGCTTGTGGGGTTGAGAAAGTGTGGAGGAGAGGGAAGGAGGTTCACGGGTATGCGCTTCGGAGTGGGCTTTCTCAGGATGTGTTTGTGGGGAATGCTATTGTGGATATGAATGCAAAGTGTGAGTTGATGGATGATGTGAGTAAAGTGACTGAGAGGATAAAGGTGACAGATGCTGTTTTTTGGAATGTAATGATTACTGGGTATTTTCAGGTTAGGAGGTTTGAAGATGCTTTGAGCATGTTTGAGATGATAAAAAGTGGAGAAGAGGTTTGGTATTGA